In Chthonomonas sp., a single genomic region encodes these proteins:
- a CDS encoding pyridoxal phosphate-dependent aminotransferase: MEGIEPSDIRKWTSIIEKAQGINLAQGNCFIEPAPYFDRLADAAREAMDTGKSKTSYNTYSPTAGVPALREAIAKKSLEFNRVMVDPDPLSGTLVVTAGATGALHCTLHSLMDPGDEVILFEPFYNYHLKAVLMLGGVPKVVPLRRPDWHFDPDELRAAITSRTRAVIVNTPNNPTGKIFTNEELLAIGRICLEHDIPMISDEVYEFITFDGKEHVSPASIEEIASNVVTISAFSKTLAITGWRIGYAIAPPEIARRIRIANEMNYVCAPTPLQHAVADLTNDWPLFLELKGRFQSKREILCNALSGMGFVPTFPDGAYYVLTNCECLGLPNAVAINEHLIETHKIAGVPGSAFFANDPNSQYVRFCFAVTDRELASL, translated from the coding sequence ATGGAGGGCATCGAGCCTTCTGACATTCGCAAATGGACCTCAATCATAGAGAAAGCTCAGGGTATTAACCTGGCACAGGGGAACTGCTTCATTGAGCCCGCTCCTTACTTTGATCGCCTTGCCGATGCCGCCCGCGAAGCAATGGACACAGGAAAGTCAAAGACGTCATACAATACGTACTCTCCGACCGCGGGAGTCCCAGCACTCCGAGAAGCGATAGCAAAGAAGTCTCTAGAGTTCAACCGCGTCATGGTCGATCCTGATCCACTGAGTGGAACCCTGGTTGTCACTGCCGGAGCTACTGGTGCATTGCATTGCACTCTTCACAGCCTCATGGATCCGGGTGACGAAGTGATCCTCTTCGAGCCTTTCTATAACTACCATTTGAAAGCTGTCTTGATGCTCGGGGGAGTTCCCAAGGTCGTTCCGCTACGCCGCCCGGACTGGCACTTTGACCCAGATGAACTTCGCGCCGCAATCACGAGCCGAACAAGGGCCGTAATCGTCAACACACCAAACAACCCAACAGGAAAGATCTTTACAAACGAAGAACTGCTCGCAATTGGGAGAATTTGTCTGGAACATGACATCCCGATGATTTCAGATGAAGTCTATGAGTTCATCACATTTGACGGAAAGGAGCACGTAAGCCCGGCATCCATCGAAGAGATCGCCTCAAATGTCGTAACCATCTCCGCATTCAGTAAAACTCTCGCTATTACAGGTTGGCGCATCGGATATGCGATTGCGCCTCCCGAGATCGCTCGCCGTATCCGAATCGCGAATGAAATGAACTATGTTTGCGCACCAACTCCCTTGCAACACGCGGTTGCTGATTTGACGAATGACTGGCCGCTATTCCTAGAACTCAAGGGTCGGTTTCAATCAAAGCGCGAAATTCTCTGCAATGCACTTTCAGGCATGGGCTTCGTCCCCACTTTCCCTGACGGAGCTTACTATGTACTAACAAACTGCGAATGTCTCGGGCTGCCGAACGCTGTAGCAATCAACGAGCACTTGATCGAGACACATAAAATCGCCGGGGTACCTGGTAGCGCGTTTTTCGCAAACGACCCGAATAGTCAGTACGTAAGATTCTGCTTCGCTGTCACCGACCGCGAACTGGCATCACTGTAA
- a CDS encoding TIR domain-containing protein, with product MSNFQESVSEANGKYFLDDKKFHIFLSFAGPVGTRVAQELKTLIKDDEYAAYVYSEVSFSTDRSLADTNREAVRDADVIIVLLDDIAGQSPNVATEIGYARAYHIPVILVRFKVNEKLEMFETLATQGFLEVHNDCSLDQCKAEHLAHVWKQCLTEINQQFDGDHYRLVLSRLHRAESLLIEHSLDTHTPKFVKRAFSQAMLDAIERASDLKLLGGSKVGHHFVSKVSHEASFLRVASAFFYEAEAIYGISVESVSSFWTDEESNQLTDVYLKLHNGKEAGRLFVFQSKDGLRQHLERGVFKRQLDTFGPGGKVLLTSLTKYRQVVYEALFDSEIMSQQPDFLFALPTFDMAFVKYSQSGKEQWYLAILTPNRFYHIKILGQNQGSNSKKFAGDLAVKIDLVKDLFSTQSTHETTGNVIKFYEHETHDNLINKVLPKNVDQDVLHMVRLVWPDADSLLPKALDSLHKKLDELVKTGGNDAPKRYSLWHGATDLNKKRFDHHTGVKIESEESSPRHILIVLVYDNIEFANKAYESDTFSDLRDEMIRNYLADSGFQLSGVDLDDHSSEDTIVKALIQAYGQATMIASGHLKREDLLLYSESRRRPDSAILDKLLQPRP from the coding sequence ATGAGTAATTTTCAAGAATCCGTTAGTGAGGCGAATGGAAAGTACTTTCTTGATGACAAGAAGTTCCACATTTTTCTGTCATTCGCTGGCCCCGTAGGAACCCGAGTAGCTCAGGAACTGAAGACCTTGATCAAAGATGATGAGTATGCCGCTTACGTTTACTCGGAAGTTTCTTTTTCGACAGACCGTTCACTTGCCGATACAAACCGCGAAGCGGTCCGGGACGCAGATGTTATCATAGTGCTTCTTGATGATATCGCAGGACAATCTCCAAACGTAGCAACGGAAATTGGGTACGCACGCGCTTATCATATTCCAGTGATTCTCGTTAGGTTTAAAGTAAATGAAAAACTCGAGATGTTCGAGACTCTCGCAACTCAAGGATTTCTGGAAGTGCACAATGATTGTTCCTTGGATCAATGCAAGGCAGAACACCTGGCGCATGTATGGAAGCAGTGCTTAACGGAAATCAATCAACAGTTTGACGGAGATCATTACCGCTTAGTGTTGTCGAGGCTGCATCGTGCCGAGAGCTTACTTATTGAACACTCACTCGATACCCATACTCCAAAGTTTGTAAAACGCGCGTTCTCCCAAGCCATGTTAGACGCGATAGAAAGAGCAAGCGACTTGAAACTCCTCGGTGGCAGCAAAGTAGGGCATCACTTCGTCTCAAAGGTGTCCCATGAAGCTAGTTTCCTACGAGTGGCTTCTGCGTTCTTTTATGAGGCAGAGGCAATCTACGGTATATCTGTAGAATCCGTAAGCAGTTTCTGGACCGATGAAGAGAGCAATCAACTGACCGATGTTTATCTTAAGTTGCACAATGGCAAAGAGGCTGGACGGCTTTTCGTTTTCCAAAGCAAAGATGGACTCAGGCAACACTTAGAGCGCGGCGTTTTTAAAAGGCAACTCGACACTTTTGGACCTGGCGGAAAGGTCTTGTTGACTTCGCTAACAAAATATCGACAAGTTGTGTATGAAGCGTTATTCGACTCCGAAATAATGAGTCAACAACCAGATTTCTTGTTTGCTCTCCCTACGTTTGACATGGCGTTCGTTAAGTATTCTCAGAGCGGGAAAGAGCAGTGGTATTTAGCGATACTAACTCCGAACCGCTTCTATCACATCAAAATCCTGGGACAGAATCAAGGCTCTAATTCGAAGAAATTCGCGGGAGACCTGGCGGTCAAGATCGATCTAGTTAAAGATCTTTTCAGTACGCAGAGCACGCATGAGACAACGGGGAACGTCATAAAATTCTATGAACACGAAACGCACGACAATCTAATCAATAAAGTGTTGCCAAAAAACGTCGACCAGGATGTTCTACATATGGTACGGCTAGTATGGCCCGACGCAGATTCTTTGCTTCCTAAAGCCTTGGATTCCTTACACAAGAAGCTCGATGAACTAGTCAAGACGGGAGGCAATGATGCCCCAAAACGATATTCTCTCTGGCACGGCGCGACGGATCTAAATAAGAAACGCTTTGACCATCATACAGGTGTAAAAATAGAGTCTGAGGAAAGTAGCCCTAGGCACATACTCATTGTATTGGTTTACGATAATATAGAATTTGCGAACAAGGCATACGAATCGGACACATTCTCAGATCTTCGCGACGAGATGATACGAAATTATCTTGCAGACAGCGGATTCCAACTAAGCGGTGTTGATCTTGACGACCATTCAAGCGAAGATACAATTGTAAAGGCACTGATTCAAGCTTACGGTCAGGCAACAATGATCGCGTCGGGGCACCTTAAACGTGAAGATTTATTGTTGTACTCCGAGAGTCGGAGGCGACCCGACTCAGCAATCTTGGACAAGCTTTTGCAACCCCGCCCCTAA
- a CDS encoding prolyl oligopeptidase family serine peptidase: MSNLLIAMCLVSLHSGPIERDISELVYKSIDGRETKAVLSIPKGAGPFPLIVTVHGGNTEKSYGYLRTMAAPNRVSSIVNDFNKEPWAILAVSYRNGIMNLGDEDVIAGIRFGMGLPNVDRSRVALVGGSQGGYKVLQAAIRMGKEVRCVSAGSPWMVDPVTYMKGDVLKPPFSLISPDVRSSLAEQGKALYKQILRREGTEDKAQAFLREHSALEQSSKIRVPLLLLTSHADESVPHVLVEPLCTRMKNQGQRVEMFTVAKSPHGFYWGRVEGARAGQTQKSETQEQEERKTSAKVISFLKVNLK, translated from the coding sequence ATGAGCAATCTACTCATCGCGATGTGCCTGGTCTCGCTGCATTCGGGTCCCATAGAACGCGACATTTCCGAACTTGTTTACAAGTCTATCGATGGTCGAGAGACGAAGGCCGTCCTTTCGATTCCCAAGGGCGCAGGGCCCTTCCCGCTCATCGTGACCGTTCACGGGGGCAACACGGAGAAGTCCTACGGTTACCTGCGGACGATGGCGGCGCCGAATCGCGTTTCATCAATCGTGAACGACTTCAACAAAGAGCCGTGGGCAATCCTCGCCGTGAGCTACCGAAACGGCATTATGAACCTCGGCGATGAAGACGTGATCGCGGGAATCCGGTTTGGCATGGGCCTCCCCAACGTAGACAGGAGCCGGGTCGCGTTGGTCGGCGGAAGTCAAGGCGGATACAAGGTGCTCCAAGCAGCAATCAGGATGGGCAAGGAAGTCCGATGTGTCTCCGCAGGATCGCCGTGGATGGTCGATCCCGTCACCTATATGAAAGGCGATGTCTTGAAGCCTCCGTTCTCCCTCATTTCTCCCGATGTGCGAAGTAGCCTGGCCGAACAGGGGAAAGCACTCTACAAGCAAATATTGAGGCGAGAAGGTACTGAGGACAAGGCCCAAGCTTTCCTACGCGAACACTCGGCATTGGAACAGTCATCCAAAATTCGAGTCCCCCTCTTGTTACTCACCAGTCACGCCGACGAAAGTGTGCCGCACGTTCTTGTCGAACCTCTTTGCACGCGGATGAAGAACCAGGGGCAGCGGGTAGAGATGTTCACGGTCGCCAAGTCACCTCACGGCTTCTATTGGGGGCGTGTGGAGGGTGCCAGAGCCGGACAAACCCAGAAGTCTGAAACACAGGAGCAGGAGGAGCGCAAAACCTCTGCGAAAGTCATCTCGTTCTTGAAGGTGAACTTGAAGTAG
- a CDS encoding glycosyltransferase family 4 protein: MDPPIPLNHFARVAILGTHEPRRCGIATFTTDLAAAIRQAAPKVQVDVMAMSDEAYDYPPGVVAHIPVADRRAYSLAAETLNHSHFDVLSIQHEYGIFGGQCGAYLLDLLKKVDIPVVTTLHTILRHPTDDQRAVLDEIIELSDRLVVMSHTARDLLSEVHGIDLKKVDYIPHGIPKISPTAGRALRAKLGGKGPILLTFGLLSPDKGIEDVIRALPRLSSEHPDTKYLVVGATHPHIKATMGEKYRQGLVELANELEVSNHVEFVDEFVSIERLVEYLSATDFYITPYHNPMQITSGTLAYSMGAGKVVISTPYEYAKEVLAEGRGVIVPFRNPGAIADAVLTSCSHDADQFEMSFRAREYGSRMYWDLVGKLYVESLNRATQEFTPKFVVSPSIPEERYLHTEPSLSHFETLTDDTGILQHATFTIANRQEGYCVDDNSRALLFTLLLETRDSSNAKLAKMQSRFLSFVADALNERTGRFRNFMNFQREWLEEAGSEDSQGRTMWVLGETAKRSRCPERAVFASKLFQSAVKPLQDSRSPRTWAYLILGAAALLEGQPNEKSARSLLESMAGRLHNLFKQIAHRDWMWIEPRLAYANARIPQAMIQAGYVLDREELLNDGLASLKWLLARQTTENGDFAPVGSAGAGPSEFGSVQFDQQPIEAASTVSACLTAYRVSGQPQFLADATRCFEWFLGRNVLGLTLVNPEYGGCFDGLQRDGVNRNQGAESTLSYLTAFTELRTASEDRDNQRFSGETLSNTNTIPTYLFGPAATLS; the protein is encoded by the coding sequence ATGGACCCCCCAATTCCTCTCAATCATTTTGCCCGTGTGGCCATCCTCGGGACCCACGAGCCAAGACGATGTGGCATCGCCACCTTCACAACAGACCTTGCGGCTGCGATCAGGCAAGCGGCTCCGAAAGTACAAGTCGACGTGATGGCGATGTCGGATGAGGCATACGATTATCCGCCAGGAGTGGTTGCCCACATCCCAGTCGCAGACCGCAGAGCTTACTCCCTAGCCGCCGAAACTCTTAACCATTCACACTTTGATGTGTTGTCTATCCAACACGAGTACGGCATTTTTGGTGGCCAATGCGGCGCCTATCTTCTCGACTTACTGAAGAAAGTGGACATACCTGTTGTCACCACGCTCCACACAATCCTGCGACACCCAACTGATGACCAAAGGGCGGTCCTCGACGAGATTATTGAGCTTTCGGACCGGCTTGTCGTCATGAGCCATACTGCCCGCGATTTGCTATCGGAGGTTCACGGTATCGACCTGAAGAAAGTAGACTACATACCCCACGGAATCCCGAAAATCTCACCGACTGCGGGACGGGCACTAAGAGCCAAGCTCGGCGGTAAAGGCCCGATTCTTTTGACGTTTGGCCTGTTGTCTCCAGACAAGGGGATTGAAGACGTGATTCGCGCTCTCCCGCGATTGTCTTCCGAACATCCGGACACCAAGTATCTAGTTGTAGGAGCGACTCATCCCCATATCAAGGCGACCATGGGTGAAAAGTATCGTCAAGGCCTTGTTGAGCTCGCGAATGAACTCGAAGTGTCGAACCACGTCGAGTTTGTCGACGAGTTCGTTTCGATCGAGCGGCTGGTTGAGTATCTATCGGCGACCGATTTCTATATCACGCCCTACCACAATCCAATGCAAATCACTTCGGGGACGCTTGCCTATTCGATGGGTGCTGGAAAAGTGGTGATTTCGACTCCTTACGAGTACGCCAAAGAGGTGTTAGCAGAAGGCAGAGGCGTCATCGTGCCGTTCCGAAACCCCGGTGCGATCGCCGACGCCGTGTTGACGAGTTGCTCGCACGATGCGGACCAATTTGAAATGAGCTTCCGGGCCCGAGAGTATGGATCTCGAATGTACTGGGATCTAGTGGGAAAGCTCTATGTCGAATCGTTGAACCGAGCCACTCAGGAGTTTACACCCAAGTTTGTCGTCTCTCCTTCCATTCCTGAGGAACGATACTTGCACACCGAGCCCAGCTTGTCCCACTTCGAGACGCTGACGGACGATACCGGGATCCTCCAGCATGCCACTTTTACCATCGCGAATCGCCAAGAAGGCTATTGCGTCGACGATAACTCGCGTGCTCTCCTTTTCACTCTGCTCCTCGAGACTCGGGACAGCTCCAACGCGAAGTTAGCCAAGATGCAGTCGCGATTCCTCTCGTTCGTCGCCGATGCCTTGAACGAGAGAACTGGGAGGTTCCGGAACTTCATGAACTTTCAACGTGAGTGGCTTGAGGAAGCTGGATCAGAAGATTCCCAAGGGCGGACAATGTGGGTGCTCGGAGAGACAGCCAAGCGAAGTCGTTGCCCTGAGCGCGCTGTCTTTGCTTCGAAGCTCTTTCAGTCTGCCGTCAAACCGCTACAGGATTCACGCAGCCCTCGGACGTGGGCCTACCTCATCCTTGGAGCGGCCGCCCTCTTAGAGGGACAACCAAACGAAAAGTCAGCCCGATCTTTGCTGGAGTCCATGGCGGGTCGTTTGCACAATTTGTTTAAACAAATCGCACACCGTGATTGGATGTGGATTGAGCCGCGTTTGGCCTACGCAAATGCTCGTATCCCGCAGGCAATGATCCAGGCTGGCTATGTCTTAGACCGTGAAGAGTTGCTGAACGACGGGCTTGCATCGCTGAAATGGTTGCTTGCTCGGCAAACAACTGAGAATGGCGATTTCGCTCCAGTCGGGTCCGCTGGTGCGGGGCCATCGGAGTTCGGTAGCGTTCAGTTTGATCAGCAGCCCATCGAAGCGGCCAGCACAGTGTCCGCTTGCCTCACCGCCTATCGAGTGTCTGGACAACCTCAGTTCCTTGCTGATGCAACCCGCTGCTTTGAGTGGTTCCTGGGGCGGAACGTTCTCGGCCTGACCCTGGTGAACCCGGAATACGGGGGCTGTTTTGACGGGCTGCAGCGAGACGGCGTCAACCGAAACCAGGGCGCAGAGTCCACCTTGTCCTACTTGACGGCCTTCACCGAACTTCGAACAGCAAGCGAAGATCGCGACAACCAACGATTCTCAGGAGAGACCTTATCAAACACCAACACTATCCCAACCTATTTGTTCGGTCCAGCAGCAACCCTATCCTGA
- a CDS encoding CoA transferase subunit A — protein MNKVVSTASEALAGHLFDGMTIMAGGFGLCGIPEHLILALRESGVKDITVISNNCGIDEFGLGILLQTRQIRKMVSSYVGENAEFERQYLSGELELEFNPQGTLAERVRAGGAGIPAFYTRTGYGTLVAEGKETREFNGHWYVMETGLVADLSIVKAWKGDQAGNLIYRRTARNFNPMMATAGKVCIAEVEELVETGALNPDQIHTPGIYVNKVLQGVHFEKRIERVTTRPRSAS, from the coding sequence ATGAACAAAGTCGTTTCGACAGCCTCAGAAGCGCTCGCTGGCCACCTGTTCGACGGCATGACGATCATGGCTGGCGGTTTCGGCCTCTGTGGCATTCCCGAGCATCTCATCCTCGCTTTGCGCGAGAGCGGCGTGAAGGATATCACCGTCATCAGCAACAACTGCGGCATCGATGAGTTCGGCCTGGGAATCCTGCTCCAAACCCGCCAAATCCGCAAGATGGTCAGCAGCTACGTGGGCGAAAACGCCGAGTTCGAGCGGCAGTACCTCAGCGGCGAGCTCGAACTGGAGTTCAATCCCCAGGGCACCCTCGCCGAGCGGGTCCGAGCGGGTGGCGCGGGCATCCCCGCTTTCTACACGCGTACGGGCTATGGCACGCTCGTCGCCGAGGGCAAGGAGACGCGCGAATTCAACGGTCATTGGTACGTCATGGAGACCGGTCTGGTCGCCGACCTCAGCATTGTCAAGGCTTGGAAGGGAGACCAAGCGGGCAACCTGATCTATCGCCGAACTGCGCGCAACTTCAACCCGATGATGGCGACCGCGGGCAAAGTCTGCATCGCCGAGGTCGAAGAGCTCGTCGAGACCGGCGCGCTCAATCCCGACCAAATCCACACCCCAGGGATCTACGTGAACAAGGTTCTGCAAGGAGTCCATTTCGAGAAGCGCATCGAGCGGGTCACGACGCGTCCGCGCTCGGCGAGCTAA
- a CDS encoding class I fructose-bisphosphate aldolase — protein MAATTMGFDQIVKVLGDQASYYLDHKSKTVDKSSLHLPGPDFIDRVFVNSDRNNQALRSLQMMANHGRLGGTGYLSILPVDQGIEHSAGASFAKNPMYFDPENIIRLAIEGGCNAVCSTLGVLGVCSRKYAHKIPFMVKLNHNELLTYPNKADQIFFGQVEQAWNMGAVAIGATIYFGSENSGRQIIEVSEAFARAHELGMATVLWCYLRNDAFKQDKDFHLSADLTGQANHLGVTIQADIIKQKLPENNGGFKALNTGGSSYGKLDERIYSELTSDHPIDLCRYQVANCYMGRAGLINSGGASGANDVQDAIMTAVVNKRAGGSGLISGRKAFQKPFEVGVELLQAIQDVYLCEKITVA, from the coding sequence ATGGCGGCAACAACGATGGGATTCGATCAAATTGTGAAGGTGCTGGGCGACCAGGCCTCGTACTATCTCGACCACAAGTCCAAGACCGTAGACAAGTCGAGCTTGCACCTGCCCGGTCCAGACTTCATCGACCGAGTATTCGTCAACTCGGATCGTAACAACCAGGCACTGCGCAGCCTGCAGATGATGGCGAATCACGGTCGACTGGGCGGCACGGGTTACCTCAGCATCTTGCCCGTAGACCAGGGGATCGAGCACTCCGCCGGAGCCAGCTTCGCCAAGAACCCGATGTATTTCGACCCGGAGAACATCATCCGGCTCGCGATCGAAGGCGGATGCAATGCGGTTTGTTCGACACTTGGTGTGCTCGGCGTGTGCAGCCGCAAGTACGCGCACAAGATTCCGTTCATGGTCAAGCTCAACCACAACGAGCTGTTGACGTACCCGAACAAGGCGGACCAGATCTTCTTCGGCCAGGTGGAGCAGGCTTGGAACATGGGTGCGGTGGCGATCGGCGCAACCATCTACTTCGGATCGGAAAACTCCGGCCGCCAGATCATCGAGGTGAGCGAGGCGTTTGCGCGCGCCCACGAGCTGGGTATGGCCACCGTCCTGTGGTGCTACCTCCGCAACGATGCCTTTAAGCAGGACAAGGACTTCCACCTCTCCGCCGACCTCACCGGCCAGGCCAACCACTTGGGTGTGACCATCCAAGCCGACATCATCAAGCAGAAGCTGCCTGAGAACAACGGCGGATTCAAGGCCCTCAATACGGGCGGGAGCAGCTACGGCAAGCTCGATGAGCGAATCTACTCGGAACTGACTTCCGACCACCCCATCGACCTCTGTCGTTACCAAGTCGCCAACTGCTACATGGGTCGCGCGGGGCTCATCAACTCGGGTGGCGCGAGCGGAGCGAACGACGTGCAGGACGCAATCATGACCGCCGTCGTGAACAAGCGTGCAGGCGGAAGCGGACTGATCTCGGGCCGCAAGGCGTTCCAGAAGCCGTTCGAAGTCGGCGTCGAACTTCTCCAGGCGATCCAAGACGTCTACCTTTGCGAGAAGATCACCGTCGCCTAA
- a CDS encoding FAD-dependent thymidylate synthase encodes MARLIVPEAEALLDVEIPVLDKGFVRMVDYLGGDQRIVQAARVSYGAGTKTVRQDRGLIHYLLKNEHTSPFEQVVLTFHAKMPIFVARQWVRHRTARLNEISGRYSVMRDEFYVPEPGLMRGQSSDNKQARSDESLPADTVSAMLDEMRADQALIYRHYEGMIESGLAREIARANLPLSLYTEWYWQIDLHNLLRFLALRLDSHAQYEIRVYAEALAQCAKAVAPLAYEAFEEHILGSVRFSRAECEALSQMLTGGAHSLEGRALDAFETKLSKLRAAVPTEQPDEPEPVQA; translated from the coding sequence ATGGCCCGTTTGATCGTTCCCGAGGCGGAAGCACTCCTCGACGTAGAAATTCCGGTTCTGGATAAGGGGTTCGTCCGTATGGTCGACTACCTCGGGGGCGACCAACGCATCGTGCAAGCCGCACGCGTGAGCTACGGCGCGGGGACCAAGACGGTCAGACAAGATCGCGGCCTCATCCACTACCTCCTCAAGAACGAGCACACCTCGCCGTTCGAGCAGGTGGTCCTCACCTTCCACGCTAAAATGCCCATCTTCGTGGCGCGGCAATGGGTGCGCCATCGCACCGCCCGGCTCAACGAGATTTCGGGGCGATACAGCGTGATGCGCGATGAATTCTACGTCCCCGAACCCGGACTGATGCGGGGCCAGAGTTCGGACAACAAGCAAGCCCGGAGCGACGAATCGCTGCCTGCGGACACCGTTTCGGCGATGCTGGACGAGATGCGCGCCGATCAGGCCCTCATCTACCGACACTACGAAGGAATGATCGAGTCGGGATTGGCCCGCGAAATCGCCCGCGCAAACCTCCCGCTCAGCCTCTACACCGAGTGGTACTGGCAGATCGATCTGCACAACCTGCTCCGGTTTCTCGCCCTCCGTCTCGACTCGCACGCTCAGTACGAAATCCGGGTCTACGCTGAAGCGCTCGCGCAATGCGCAAAGGCGGTCGCGCCGCTGGCGTACGAAGCGTTTGAGGAGCACATCCTCGGCAGCGTGCGGTTCTCACGAGCAGAGTGCGAAGCGCTTTCTCAAATGCTCACCGGCGGTGCGCATTCGCTCGAAGGTCGCGCACTGGACGCCTTCGAGACAAAGCTCAGCAAGCTGCGGGCAGCCGTGCCGACCGAACAGCCCGACGAGCCCGAGCCAGTCCAAGCCTAA
- the ruvC gene encoding crossover junction endodeoxyribonuclease RuvC, which translates to MRILGIDPGLERMGFGIIDREGSRLIPVEYGLIKTPTISLPDRLLLIEQQLTDLCARLKPDMIATERLFFTNNKTTALDVSKALGVALLVTAQLGIEWTEYTPPEIKLSVVGNGAAEKLQVQFMVTKLLGLTEKPKPDDVADALAIAITHALRIRAAVR; encoded by the coding sequence ATGCGGATTCTCGGCATTGATCCCGGCCTGGAGCGCATGGGGTTCGGAATCATCGATCGCGAGGGCTCGCGACTCATTCCCGTCGAATACGGTCTCATCAAGACGCCCACGATCTCGCTGCCTGACCGACTCCTGCTCATTGAGCAACAACTCACGGACCTGTGCGCTCGGCTGAAACCGGACATGATTGCCACCGAGCGGCTGTTCTTCACGAACAACAAGACCACGGCTCTGGACGTCAGTAAGGCGCTCGGGGTTGCACTCCTAGTCACCGCCCAACTCGGCATTGAGTGGACCGAGTACACGCCGCCGGAGATCAAGCTCTCGGTCGTCGGCAACGGGGCCGCCGAGAAATTGCAGGTTCAGTTCATGGTCACCAAGCTCCTGGGCCTAACCGAGAAGCCGAAACCGGACGACGTCGCCGACGCACTGGCCATCGCCATCACCCACGCTCTGCGGATCCGCGCGGCCGTACGCTAG
- a CDS encoding GNAT family N-acetyltransferase, with the protein MSDVSVRIATGNDLEALARLFDGYRQFYGQPSDLAGGREFLSERLANLDTMVLIALAGDVPVGFAHLFPSWTSVGMRRIWILNDVFVAPEARERGVGRTLMVAAAEFGRQTGAARMILQTASDNMIAQSLYEDCGWEQDNAMIEYRLELD; encoded by the coding sequence ATGAGTGACGTGAGTGTTCGGATAGCGACCGGGAATGACCTGGAAGCATTGGCCAGGCTGTTCGATGGGTATCGACAGTTTTATGGTCAGCCCAGTGACCTCGCGGGCGGGCGCGAGTTTCTTTCCGAACGGCTGGCGAACCTCGATACGATGGTGCTGATCGCGCTCGCGGGCGACGTCCCCGTCGGATTCGCGCACCTCTTTCCGAGCTGGACGTCGGTCGGGATGCGTCGGATCTGGATTCTGAACGACGTGTTTGTTGCGCCCGAAGCCCGGGAACGCGGGGTGGGGCGAACGCTCATGGTCGCCGCTGCAGAGTTTGGGAGGCAGACCGGTGCGGCGCGGATGATCCTGCAGACTGCAAGCGACAACATGATCGCGCAGTCGCTGTACGAAGATTGCGGCTGGGAACAGGATAACGCGATGATCGAGTACCGGCTCGAGCTGGACTAG